GCACAGAGCTATGGTCTAGTCAGCAGAATTGTTAAACAACGGAGTGAATTGTAACTACTCATGCCCAAGACAAGATTCCTCAGTGAAAAAGAAAAGACACTGGGAAGAAAACATATGTATCGCCAGGAGCTGTATAACGGTGTTGCCTACAGCCTCCTTGGCGATACAATTGTTTATTTGCTCGCGATTTATTTTGGAGCCAGCAACATCGCCCTTGGCTATATAGCTTCCGCAAGTTACATTGCTGGAATTGTACTTCCCTTTGTCCCCCAGGTTTTCAAGGGAAGGAACCAGGTAAAGGTACAGACACTTGTGTGGATTCTCCGTGGGCTTGTCTCACTCGGGTATCTGGGGCTTTTCTTCCTCAGTGGGGACTGGGCAGTGATTCTTCTGCTCTCGGTCTACACCCTGTTCAATGTGTTCAGGATGATCGGTATTGCCCTCATTGACTCAACACTCAAGAGTATCAGCAGCATTGCCAACCGAGGAAAGGTTGTTGCCAATGTGAATGCAGCCTACCAAAGTTCGTCATTGGTGGTTCGGTGTATCTCGGCCTTGGTATTGGGTATAGAGCGGTTTAGTGGATTGGTTGGTCTGGTGACCATGCAGATCCTTGGAGTGTTGGTGAACTTCATGGCGAGCCATGAGATGGCACGCATTCCCAGCCGCAGTACGGTTGATTACAAGAAAGGAAGAGGCGTATTCGTCCTTCTTAAGGAAGCTATGAAGCAGGCTGCCTTCAGCAGAAGGCTTTACCTGAGATGGCTTTCCACAGCAGTGGCCGTTGTTTTTGCCCTTACCACCCCATTCCTTCGTGTTGAACTGGGGCTGTCCAACTCGCTTGTACTTGTCTATTCGGTTGTGCTGGGTGTATCAGTCATGGCCGCTAGTTTTATCAGCAAACAGTTCTCCGACCGTTTGGGCAGCCGTCCTTTGGTGCTCTTCTCCACGATATTCTCCCTCTTCTTTTTCATGGCCTGGGCCTTGATTACCCCAGAGGCAAACCCCATATGGTTCTTTGTCCTTGGATTCTTCACCAACTTCTTCATTGCCCTGATCAGCATGCTTGTCTATCGCTTGATCACCCAGGTGATGCCTGATGATGAGACAGTTGCATTCAACTCAATGGTCAATTTCTTCATTGCCATCGTAGCATTCGTTGTTGGACTGGTCAGTGGCCTCCTTGGTGATCTGGGACATATTTCCAGAGACCTGTTTGTAGTTGATGGAATCGCTGCCGGCAACGGGTATACCCTGGTATTTGTCTTTGCAATTCTCCTTACCGCTGTGGAAATCTTGGTTGCCTCCCGGCTGCAGGAGTATGGTGCATACACTTCCCAGCAGGCAGCACAAGTTATTTTCAGTATGCATGGACTCAGGGCAGTCTCCATGATCGAGAAGCTTGAGAGAACCCGGGATCCCGCCAAACGTAGATTCCTGATGCTCTCCCTCGGGGGGAACCTGAACAATCTTGCCACCAGTGAGCTTCGTATGATCCTCCGCAGTCCCTTCTCCCCAGACAAGAGGGATGCTGTGAGGGCTCTTGGTGACCGCCCGAGAAAAGCGCTGCTTGATGACCTGATTGTTGTTGCACAGGATGATGACTCGTACGTCCAGCTTGATGCCATCGCCTCCCTGGGTGCGTACAGAAAGGAAGAGAAAGCAAAGAATGCATTGGTCAACCTTATGCTTCACGGTAGGTGGTCGTCGGTTCGTTCGATGGCCAGTAAATCCCTTGCCCATATTACCGAGGGTACTGAATACCTGCCTCTGGTCAACGAGCTGAGCCACTCTGCGAAGCATATTGATGAGATAATCGACTATCTTATCGCCAAGCGTTTCATGGACAAGGAAGGGACGTTTTACCAGGAGTTCTTCATCTCAGTTGAGCAAGGGAGAAGTGCCACCTTCCGTCAGACCCGCTATGCGGTTATTGCCACCTTCCTGAAGTTCGGCTCTCCCCGGTTGTCCCATCTGTATGAGCAGATGAATCTCGGGTACCCCAAGGACTTTCTCTCTCCCTTCCTCTCTGAGGCAAGGGACCTCGATCAGATCGACCAAGCATACAAGACGGTACTTTCCTACTTTGAAAAGAAGGAATGGGAGCCGCTCAGGTCCTTCTGCATGGATATCCTGGATAACAGTGATGTCTCCTTCGATCCATGTTTTGAGAATCTTAAGCAAGGGTTGTTGAAAGCGAAGGAGATGGACATCGAAGCCTTCGATGAGCAGGATGCGGTTGCCATGCTCTATTTCAGTTACTCGCTCGGAAAAAACGCACAGAACTGAAGCACTAACGGGACATCATGCTCTTAAGGGGCATGATGATGTTATTGCTTACTATCTCCCTGTTCCTGCTCTCTGGATGCGATGCAACCATCTCACCAGATGAGAAGACCTTTTCTGTGCTTTCCTATAATGTGCAGAATCTCTTTGATGCAAAACTTGACGGTTCTGAATATGAGGAGTACCAAGACCCGGATAGCTGGGATGAAGGCTCCTATCGTCTTCGGCTCAAGACGATTGCGAATGTACTGCTGGACCGTTCCCTTGCACTACCTGATGTCATCGTACTGCAGGAAGTAGAAGGAGCCAATGTGGTACATGATCTCTTGTATCACCACCTTTCACGTAAGGGTTATCGTTGGTATGCGGTCAGCAAAGGAGAGGGCAGCCCTATTGCTGTGGCCATCATCAGCAGGCATCCTGTCTCTGATTCAGTTGTGCATGCAGCTCCTGGGTGCAGGCCGTTTTTGGAAGCGAGCATCGAGACTGGCAGGGGTGATGTAGTGGTCTTTGCCTTGCACGCCAAGAGCAGGATCGGAGGGGATGAGGAGACCGAGGAGAGGCGGATTGCCCTCTCAGGGGCTCTTTCAATGGCTGCAAAGGACCATGAAGGGACACTGACCTTGCTTTGCGGGGACTTCAATGAGAATCCTGATGCAGTATGGGATGTTGGGGGAAAACAGACTGCTTTGGTGGATATCTCATACCCACTGAGCAACCAATTCATACAGGATGGCTCCCTCGCTGTTACCGGTGAAAAGAACAAGGTTGGCCCCTCACAATGGTATAGTCCATATCTAGATTCCCAATACGAGTTCCTCTCTCCTCCAGGCAGTTGTTGCTGGACAGGGCAGTGGCACCGCTATGACCAGATACTTGGCAATGGTTATCTCTTTGATGGATTGGGTTGGGAGTATGACGCGTTCTCCATCTGTGGTCTTCCTTCCCTGTTGAAGAGTGATGGCACCCCATATGGGTGGGATTTCAGGATAAAAAATGGGGTCAGCGACCACCTTCCGGTATTGCTGACCCTCACTCGTCGTTAGCAGCCTCAACTGTTCTTGGGAAACTTCAACTCATAAAAAATCTGTTCCAACTCCAGGGCAATATTGATGTTATGCACCACCGGTGAGCGTCCATCTTCCTGTTTCTGTGCCTTAAGTGTGATGGGGCTGAAGTTCAGGATACCCATGACCCCTGCTGCGAGCAGCCTCTCATAGCTATCCTGTGCAGCCTGCTCAGGAACGGTAATAATGCCTGCAGTAACCTCGAGTGCCTCGACAACCTCATCAATCCTGCTGATGGGGTAGATGGGCACGGGGTGGGATGCATCGCTGTATACCAAGGGGTCGCTGTCGAATCCTGCGACTATCCTGATGCCATCGGGTTCAAAACCATTATAGTGCATCAAGGCCTTCCCGATCCTTCCACACCCTACGATGATGCAGTTCTGGCTGTCTCCTTTTCCGAGGATCTCGCCCAAGCCTCTGAGCAGCTCGTGGATCTCATACCCACCGCGTTTCTGGCCATGTATGCCCAGCTGGGAGAAATCCTTACGTACGATGGCGGCTGAAACGCCTGCTGCATCGGCAAGGTTGTGGGCAAACACTTTCTCAAGTCCGATGGTCTTGAGACGATTAAGCGAGCGATAGTATCGAGTGATCCGTATCAGCTGGTCATTGTTCATGATGAATTCTCCTATTTATGTGAAATAATGTACATTAACTCGGATAATAGGTCAATATACTTCAATTAAAATCCTTTACTCCCTTGAAAAAAAGAATTTATAGCGAAATAGATATGTACAAACTCTTTGGAAAAGTGTTAGGATACCCCAAAACGTAAATAGGGTACTGGAGGTTACATGTCGGACATTAACGAAGTCACGTTCTCACCCGAGTTGGTAGCATTCATCAAAGAATGGAAAACCAAGCAGGGTAATCTCATTATGGTGCTCCACAGGGTACAACAAGAGCATGGTTACATCTCCCGCGAAGCGGCTGATAAGGTAGCAGAATTGCTTGATGTACCTTTGGCAACCATCTGGGGTGTCGTAACATTCTACCACTTCTTCAAGCTGACCAAACCTGGCAAGCACAACATTCAGGTGTGCATGGGTACGGCCTGCTATCTCAAGGGTGGTCAGGCGATCATTGACGAGTTGGATAAGCAACTGAAATTGCCGGTAGGAGCAGTAACAGAAGATGGAATCTTCTCCTTGGAGGCTGTGCGTTGTGTCGGTTGCTGTGGGCTTGCCCCGGTCATGACCGTTGGTGGAGAGGTTTTCGGTAAGGTCACTAAGGACCAGGTTGCCGGAATCATCGCGAAGTTCAGATAAAGGAGAGAGGTATCTCTCTATGCATATCTGCATCGATGACTATCTGTTGGATATCGTACAGAATTCGTTTGAAGCAGGTAGTTCCCTGGTGGAACTCACCTTTTCTGAGACGGGAACCAAACTTTCCTGTGAGGTACGAGACAACGGAAAGGGAATGAATGCAGAGATCCAGAGACGTGTGCTGGATCCGTTCTATTCGGATGGGGAGAAGCACAAGAAGCGAAAGGTCGGATTGGGCTTGCCGTTTCTCTCTCAGGCTTGTGATGCCTGCGATGGAACATTTGCCCTGAAATCGGAAGAGGGGGTTGGGACCTCGGTTTCCTTCTCTTTCCGCCTGGACCACATAGATGCCCCTCCTATGGGGAATGTGGCTTCTACGTTCCTGGCACTACTCAGCCATCCTCTCTGCGAAGAGATGGTGATTGAGCGGAGTTTGGAAACAGGAAAAGGTGGAGACCGGTATACGCTTCGAAAAAGCGAGCTTGAAGCGGTCCTTGGACCATTTGAGACCAGCGGGACATTGGCACTGCTCAGGCAGTACCTTTCCTCCCAGGAGGAAGAGCTGAAACAGTACCGCGATGAGAAATTGCTGGATATGCACAGAAGAAATACGTCACCTTCCAGACAACAGGAGATGTGAACATGGCTAAAATGACACTTGAAGAGCTGAGAAAGCTCCGTGAAAAGAAGCAGAATGAGATCCAGAAGCGCGATATTGAGGGCAAGGATGCCCGTATTATCGTTGGCATGGGGACATGTGGTATTGCAGCCGGGGCAAAGCCGGTCCTTGATACCTTTCTTGAAGTCCTCGACGAGAAGAAAATAGACAATGTCTCGGTCACCCAGACCGGATGCATGGGATTGTGCTATGTGGAGCCGACCATTGAGGTCATCGTTCCCGGTATGCCCGATGTCATCTATGGAAAAGTGGATGTAGAGACGGCACGCAAGATAGTTGAGCAGCATATTATCGGGAAGCAGCTGGTAACCGACCATATGTTCGATCGTCCTGCAGCTGACATCATCAAGAAGGATGGGGGTAAATAATGGCGTTCAGAAACTACATTTTGGTCTGTGGAGGAACAGCGTGTGAATCGAGCCGCGCGGACCAGATTTACCAGAACCTCTTAGAGGAGTGCAAGGCTCAGGGAGTTGCGGACGAGGTACAGATTGTAAAGACCGGATGTTTCGGTTTTTGTGAGCAGGGACCGATTGTAAAAATCCTGCCAGAAGACTCCTTCTACGTGAAAGTAAAACCCGAAGATGCAAAAGAGCTCATCAGTGAGCACATCATCAAGGGCCGTGAAGTCTCCCGGCTGTTGTATGACAAAGAAGCAAGCCGAAAGAATGCGAAGGTAGAGGATATCAAATTCTACCAGAAACAGTTCAGGATTGTACTTCGCAACTGTGGATTCATTGATCCAGAAAATATTGACGAATATATCGCCCGTGAGGGATACCAAGGCTTGGAGAAGGCTCTCTTTGAGATGACCAGTGAGGACATCATCGAGGAACTGAAGACCGCTGGGCTTCGTGGTCGAGGCGGTGCTGGCTTCCCCACATGGATGAAGTGGAACTTCTCCCGTCAGGCAGAGAACGATACCAAATATGTCGTCTGTAATGCTGATGAAGGGGACCCGGGTGCCTATATGGACCGATCAACGCTTGAAGGTGATCCGCACAGCGTGCTTGAAGCGATGACCATCTGTGGTAAGGCTATTGGAGCAACCAGAGGCTTCATCTATATCCGTGCAGAGTATCCCTTGGCTATCCATCGTCTTGAGATTGCCATGCAGCAGGCTCGTGAATACGGTCTCCTTGGAGAGAACATCCTGGGCAGTGGTTTTGATTTCGATATTGAGATCCGCCTCGGAGCCGGAGCATTTGTCTGTGGTGAAGAGACCGCACTCTTGCAGTCCATTGAAGGCAAGCGCGGTATGCCGCAACCTCGTCCTCCATTCCCTGCTGTGAAGGGTCTGTGGGGCAAGCCGACAGTCATCAA
This sequence is a window from uncultured Sphaerochaeta sp.. Protein-coding genes within it:
- a CDS encoding MFS transporter, with amino-acid sequence MPKTRFLSEKEKTLGRKHMYRQELYNGVAYSLLGDTIVYLLAIYFGASNIALGYIASASYIAGIVLPFVPQVFKGRNQVKVQTLVWILRGLVSLGYLGLFFLSGDWAVILLLSVYTLFNVFRMIGIALIDSTLKSISSIANRGKVVANVNAAYQSSSLVVRCISALVLGIERFSGLVGLVTMQILGVLVNFMASHEMARIPSRSTVDYKKGRGVFVLLKEAMKQAAFSRRLYLRWLSTAVAVVFALTTPFLRVELGLSNSLVLVYSVVLGVSVMAASFISKQFSDRLGSRPLVLFSTIFSLFFFMAWALITPEANPIWFFVLGFFTNFFIALISMLVYRLITQVMPDDETVAFNSMVNFFIAIVAFVVGLVSGLLGDLGHISRDLFVVDGIAAGNGYTLVFVFAILLTAVEILVASRLQEYGAYTSQQAAQVIFSMHGLRAVSMIEKLERTRDPAKRRFLMLSLGGNLNNLATSELRMILRSPFSPDKRDAVRALGDRPRKALLDDLIVVAQDDDSYVQLDAIASLGAYRKEEKAKNALVNLMLHGRWSSVRSMASKSLAHITEGTEYLPLVNELSHSAKHIDEIIDYLIAKRFMDKEGTFYQEFFISVEQGRSATFRQTRYAVIATFLKFGSPRLSHLYEQMNLGYPKDFLSPFLSEARDLDQIDQAYKTVLSYFEKKEWEPLRSFCMDILDNSDVSFDPCFENLKQGLLKAKEMDIEAFDEQDAVAMLYFSYSLGKNAQN
- a CDS encoding NADH-quinone oxidoreductase subunit NuoF is translated as MAFRNYILVCGGTACESSRADQIYQNLLEECKAQGVADEVQIVKTGCFGFCEQGPIVKILPEDSFYVKVKPEDAKELISEHIIKGREVSRLLYDKEASRKNAKVEDIKFYQKQFRIVLRNCGFIDPENIDEYIAREGYQGLEKALFEMTSEDIIEELKTAGLRGRGGAGFPTWMKWNFSRQAENDTKYVVCNADEGDPGAYMDRSTLEGDPHSVLEAMTICGKAIGATRGFIYIRAEYPLAIHRLEIAMQQAREYGLLGENILGSGFDFDIEIRLGAGAFVCGEETALLQSIEGKRGMPQPRPPFPAVKGLWGKPTVINNVETWANIPVIITKGGNWFSKIGTPDSRGTKVFALTGKIRNSGLVEVPMGTTLREIVYDIGGGIANDKKFKAVQTGGPSGGVITDADLDTPIDFGSLVRIGSMMGSGGMIVMDEDDCIVDVAKFYLNFTVDESCGKCAPCRIGGRSLTNILEKITSGNGTLQDLDTLETIGEAMRKGSLCALGQTAPNPVLSTIKHFKDEYMAHIVDKSCPSGTCKKLVRYSINPEKCIGCTACARKCPVAAISGERKQVHIIDQSLCIKCGVCMETCKFGAVEIH
- a CDS encoding endonuclease/exonuclease/phosphatase family protein, producing MMMLLLTISLFLLSGCDATISPDEKTFSVLSYNVQNLFDAKLDGSEYEEYQDPDSWDEGSYRLRLKTIANVLLDRSLALPDVIVLQEVEGANVVHDLLYHHLSRKGYRWYAVSKGEGSPIAVAIISRHPVSDSVVHAAPGCRPFLEASIETGRGDVVVFALHAKSRIGGDEETEERRIALSGALSMAAKDHEGTLTLLCGDFNENPDAVWDVGGKQTALVDISYPLSNQFIQDGSLAVTGEKNKVGPSQWYSPYLDSQYEFLSPPGSCCWTGQWHRYDQILGNGYLFDGLGWEYDAFSICGLPSLLKSDGTPYGWDFRIKNGVSDHLPVLLTLTRR
- a CDS encoding redox-sensing transcriptional repressor Rex — its product is MNNDQLIRITRYYRSLNRLKTIGLEKVFAHNLADAAGVSAAIVRKDFSQLGIHGQKRGGYEIHELLRGLGEILGKGDSQNCIIVGCGRIGKALMHYNGFEPDGIRIVAGFDSDPLVYSDASHPVPIYPISRIDEVVEALEVTAGIITVPEQAAQDSYERLLAAGVMGILNFSPITLKAQKQEDGRSPVVHNINIALELEQIFYELKFPKNS
- a CDS encoding (2Fe-2S) ferredoxin domain-containing protein gives rise to the protein MAKMTLEELRKLREKKQNEIQKRDIEGKDARIIVGMGTCGIAAGAKPVLDTFLEVLDEKKIDNVSVTQTGCMGLCYVEPTIEVIVPGMPDVIYGKVDVETARKIVEQHIIGKQLVTDHMFDRPAADIIKKDGGK
- a CDS encoding sensor histidine kinase; translated protein: MHICIDDYLLDIVQNSFEAGSSLVELTFSETGTKLSCEVRDNGKGMNAEIQRRVLDPFYSDGEKHKKRKVGLGLPFLSQACDACDGTFALKSEEGVGTSVSFSFRLDHIDAPPMGNVASTFLALLSHPLCEEMVIERSLETGKGGDRYTLRKSELEAVLGPFETSGTLALLRQYLSSQEEELKQYRDEKLLDMHRRNTSPSRQQEM
- a CDS encoding NAD(P)H-dependent oxidoreductase subunit E, which gives rise to MSDINEVTFSPELVAFIKEWKTKQGNLIMVLHRVQQEHGYISREAADKVAELLDVPLATIWGVVTFYHFFKLTKPGKHNIQVCMGTACYLKGGQAIIDELDKQLKLPVGAVTEDGIFSLEAVRCVGCCGLAPVMTVGGEVFGKVTKDQVAGIIAKFR